In a genomic window of Onychostoma macrolepis isolate SWU-2019 chromosome 08, ASM1243209v1, whole genome shotgun sequence:
- the adipor1b gene encoding adiponectin receptor protein 1b isoform X2 → MTTCHHGDCGSNSDAERRASDDEDAELTELGPLLTSTAEAEKSRGASAFPDEDEEEEEEEEGGGLRMITLPIQAHHAMEKMEEFVHKVWEGRWRVIPYHVLPDWLKDNDYLLHGHRPPMPSFRACFGSIFRIHTETGNIWTHLLGLILFLFLGTLTMLRPNVSFMAPLQEKVVFGVFFLGAVLCLCFSWLFHTVYCHSEKVSRTFSKLDYSGIALLIMGSFVPWLYYSFYCSPQPRLIYLSVVCVLGVAAIIVAQWDRFATPRHRSTRAGVFLGLGLSGLIPTMHFTIAEGFVKATTVGQLGWFYLMGAMYISGAGLYAARIPERYFPGKCDIWFQSHQIFHVLVVAAAFVHFYGISNLQEFRYGLEGGCTDDTLL, encoded by the exons ATGACAACGTGTCACCATGGTGACTGCGGCTCCAACAGTGATGCCGAGCGGCGTGCCTCTGACGATGAGGACGCGGAGCTCACTGAGCTTGGGCCGCTCCTGACAAGTACAGCAGAAGCTGAGAAATCAAGA GGTGCGTCAGCATTTCCGGATgaggatgaagaagaagaagaagaagaagaaggtgGTGGTTTGCGGATGATTACACTTCCCATACAGGCACACCATGCCATGGAGAAGATGGAGGAGTTTGTACACAAG GTATGGGAAGGACGTTGGCGAGTTATTCCATACCATGTCCTCCCTGACTGGCTAAAGGATAATGATTACCTGCTGCATGGACACCGCCCACCCATGCCGTCCTTCCGTGCCTGTTTTGGGAGCATCTTcaggattcacacagaaactggGAACATCTGGACGCATCTGCTGG GCTTAATTCTGTTCCTGTTCTTGGGCACACTGACAATGCTGCGGCCAAACGTGTCATTTATGGCGCCCTTGCAGGAGAAGGTGGTGTTTGGGGTGTTCTTCCTGGGTGCAGTTCTTTGTTTGTGCTTCTCCTGGCTTTTTCACACTGTCTACTGCCACTCGGAAAAGGTCTCCAGGACTTTCTCCAA GTTGGATTACTCTGGTATTGCGTTGTTGATCATGGGCTCATTCGTTCCTTGGCTGTACTACTCGTTTTACTGCTCTCCTCAGCCACGgctcatctatctctctgttGTATGTGTGCTGGGTGTCGCTGCCATCATTGTGGCCCAGTGGGACCGATTCGCCACCCCTCGCCACCGGTCCACACGTGCAG GTGTTTTCCTGGGCCTTGGTCTGAGTGGGCTTATTCCCACAATGCATTTTACCATCGCAGAGGGTTTTGTGAAGGCAACGACAGTGGGTCAGTTGGGCTGGTTCTATCTGATGGGTGCCATGTACATTAGTGGAGCAGGACTTTATGCAGCACGGATACCTGAGCGCTACTTCCCTGGGAAATGTGACATCTGG TTTCAGTCTCATCAGATATTCCATGTGCTGGTTGTTGCGGCAGCGTTTGTCCATTTTTATGGGATATCAAACCTGCAGGAGTTCCGCTATGGCCTGGAAGGAGGCTGCACAGATGATACTCTGctgtaa
- the adipor1b gene encoding adiponectin receptor protein 1b isoform X1 produces MTTCHHGDCGSNSDAERRASDDEDAELTELGPLLTSTAEAEKSRGASAFPDEDEEEEEEEEGGGLRMITLPIQAHHAMEKMEEFVHKVWEGRWRVIPYHVLPDWLKDNDYLLHGHRPPMPSFRACFGSIFRIHTETGNIWTHLLGLILFLFLGTLTMLRPNVSFMAPLQEKVVFGVFFLGAVLCLCFSWLFHTVYCHSEKVSRTFSKLDYSGIALLIMGSFVPWLYYSFYCSPQPRLIYLSVVCVLGVAAIIVAQWDRFATPRHRSTRAGNILTCFSEYSTCLIDFRCFLKHLSSCLGVFLGLGLSGLIPTMHFTIAEGFVKATTVGQLGWFYLMGAMYISGAGLYAARIPERYFPGKCDIWFQSHQIFHVLVVAAAFVHFYGISNLQEFRYGLEGGCTDDTLL; encoded by the exons ATGACAACGTGTCACCATGGTGACTGCGGCTCCAACAGTGATGCCGAGCGGCGTGCCTCTGACGATGAGGACGCGGAGCTCACTGAGCTTGGGCCGCTCCTGACAAGTACAGCAGAAGCTGAGAAATCAAGA GGTGCGTCAGCATTTCCGGATgaggatgaagaagaagaagaagaagaagaaggtgGTGGTTTGCGGATGATTACACTTCCCATACAGGCACACCATGCCATGGAGAAGATGGAGGAGTTTGTACACAAG GTATGGGAAGGACGTTGGCGAGTTATTCCATACCATGTCCTCCCTGACTGGCTAAAGGATAATGATTACCTGCTGCATGGACACCGCCCACCCATGCCGTCCTTCCGTGCCTGTTTTGGGAGCATCTTcaggattcacacagaaactggGAACATCTGGACGCATCTGCTGG GCTTAATTCTGTTCCTGTTCTTGGGCACACTGACAATGCTGCGGCCAAACGTGTCATTTATGGCGCCCTTGCAGGAGAAGGTGGTGTTTGGGGTGTTCTTCCTGGGTGCAGTTCTTTGTTTGTGCTTCTCCTGGCTTTTTCACACTGTCTACTGCCACTCGGAAAAGGTCTCCAGGACTTTCTCCAA GTTGGATTACTCTGGTATTGCGTTGTTGATCATGGGCTCATTCGTTCCTTGGCTGTACTACTCGTTTTACTGCTCTCCTCAGCCACGgctcatctatctctctgttGTATGTGTGCTGGGTGTCGCTGCCATCATTGTGGCCCAGTGGGACCGATTCGCCACCCCTCGCCACCGGTCCACACGTGCAGGTAACATTCTCACCTGCTTCTCTGAGTATTCCACCTGCCTGATTGATTTCAGATGTTTCTTAAAACATTTGTCCTCCTGTTTAGGTGTTTTCCTGGGCCTTGGTCTGAGTGGGCTTATTCCCACAATGCATTTTACCATCGCAGAGGGTTTTGTGAAGGCAACGACAGTGGGTCAGTTGGGCTGGTTCTATCTGATGGGTGCCATGTACATTAGTGGAGCAGGACTTTATGCAGCACGGATACCTGAGCGCTACTTCCCTGGGAAATGTGACATCTGG TTTCAGTCTCATCAGATATTCCATGTGCTGGTTGTTGCGGCAGCGTTTGTCCATTTTTATGGGATATCAAACCTGCAGGAGTTCCGCTATGGCCTGGAAGGAGGCTGCACAGATGATACTCTGctgtaa